Proteins encoded together in one Desulfosporosinus meridiei DSM 13257 window:
- a CDS encoding acetaldehyde dehydrogenase (acetylating) has protein sequence MELDRDLCSLQETRNLVRAARKAQEALKDFTQEQVDHIIDMMREAGEANAARLAMMAVSETGMGNYNDKCFKNYFASRTLYEFIKPMKTVGIIREDQEQKLWEIAEPVGVIAGIVPTTNPTSTVIYKAMIALKSRNAIVFSPHPSAVRCTHEAAKIMQQAAAAAGAPEGVIGCIMNVSMGATNELMKHPDVAMILATGGSALVKAAYSSGKPALGVGPGNVPAFVERSADLAKAAEYIVMGKTFDNGTICASEQAIVAEECIADDLIIQLKKQGAHFLDPEEVAKVSKVVMLANGGVNPKVVGKEPKFIAQLAGILIPEQTRCLVAPLAGVGPQWPLSYEKLTTVLGFYRVADWHEGCERCFQLLEAGGVGHSLAMHCNNLEVIREFALKKPVNRLLINTPAAMGGVGATTGLAPSFTLGCGTWAGSSVSENVTPLHLLNIKRVAWHLGIPERKPVDPMNTQESSGRAQSQQQTSANPQIDAELVQEILNKVMQHINGMKCGK, from the coding sequence ATGGAACTTGACCGCGATTTATGTTCCTTACAGGAAACCCGAAATTTAGTGCGAGCTGCGCGCAAAGCCCAAGAAGCCCTGAAAGACTTCACGCAAGAGCAAGTGGACCATATCATCGATATGATGCGGGAAGCCGGGGAAGCTAATGCAGCCAGACTAGCCATGATGGCCGTCTCCGAAACGGGGATGGGCAACTATAACGATAAATGCTTTAAGAACTATTTTGCCTCGCGAACTCTCTACGAGTTCATCAAACCCATGAAGACCGTGGGAATCATCCGAGAAGATCAGGAGCAAAAGCTTTGGGAAATCGCAGAACCCGTGGGTGTCATCGCCGGGATCGTCCCGACCACGAACCCTACCTCAACGGTCATCTACAAAGCCATGATCGCCCTGAAATCCCGCAACGCCATCGTTTTCTCTCCCCACCCCAGTGCCGTGCGCTGCACCCATGAAGCGGCAAAAATTATGCAGCAAGCCGCCGCCGCAGCGGGAGCGCCGGAAGGGGTTATCGGCTGCATCATGAATGTCTCCATGGGAGCCACCAACGAACTCATGAAACACCCCGATGTAGCCATGATCCTAGCCACAGGGGGAAGCGCCCTGGTTAAAGCCGCCTACAGCAGCGGAAAACCAGCCCTCGGTGTGGGCCCCGGAAACGTCCCGGCCTTCGTGGAACGCAGTGCCGACCTGGCTAAAGCCGCCGAGTACATTGTCATGGGTAAAACCTTTGACAACGGAACCATCTGTGCCTCCGAACAAGCCATTGTTGCCGAAGAATGTATCGCCGATGACCTCATTATCCAGCTCAAGAAACAAGGTGCCCATTTCCTCGATCCCGAGGAGGTGGCCAAAGTCTCCAAGGTGGTTATGTTAGCGAACGGAGGGGTCAATCCGAAAGTCGTGGGCAAAGAACCTAAATTCATCGCCCAACTGGCCGGGATTTTAATCCCCGAGCAAACCAGATGCTTAGTCGCCCCCTTAGCAGGCGTCGGCCCCCAATGGCCCTTATCCTATGAAAAGCTGACCACCGTCTTAGGCTTTTACCGAGTGGCGGATTGGCATGAAGGGTGCGAGCGCTGCTTCCAGCTCTTAGAAGCCGGCGGAGTAGGACACAGCTTGGCCATGCACTGCAACAACCTAGAAGTGATCCGAGAGTTTGCCCTGAAGAAACCCGTCAACCGTTTACTGATCAACACCCCGGCAGCTATGGGCGGCGTAGGAGCCACCACGGGCTTAGCCCCCTCCTTCACCTTAGGCTGCGGCACCTGGGCCGGATCCAGTGTCTCCGAAAACGTGACCCCCTTACATCTGCTGAACATCAAGCGAGTCGCTTGGCATCTGGGCATCCCGGAGCGCAAACCCGTTGACCCCATGAATACCCAGGAAAGTAGTGGGAGAGCTCAAAGCCAACAACAAACCTCAGCAAATCCGCAAATCGATGCTGAGTTAGTGCAAGAAATTCTTAACAAAGTCATGCAGCATATAAACGGCATGAAATGCGGTAAATAA
- a CDS encoding flavoprotein — MNEELIRQIVSRILSDPSLQGLLQGTGHQAPPSRVKSEALVLLNYVSDFPGVLATLQKRWGETHTLRILPSDQAFQAKPELPAGMSWISGEEALGKADWPQVILPTCSANTLAKAALGIRDNPISELIGRGISQGSSIELNTEYLGLTNRTPAAYRELYEGYLEKLKSYGVQILRRLNPSCADVKFGSQEANLILDQKFLSQQPNLLADEQRTVNQASKAQSKESQPNQYPVINQPVRTVFADEPDHKRQEIYYTKKFLGDKQAYGFPEASRVLVSEGTVISPLARDTLKQRRIELCLEREKGRGQG; from the coding sequence ATGAATGAAGAACTAATCCGCCAAATTGTCAGCCGTATCCTGTCGGATCCCAGCTTACAAGGACTCCTACAAGGAACAGGCCATCAAGCCCCTCCATCAAGGGTTAAATCCGAAGCCCTGGTTCTCTTAAACTATGTCTCGGATTTCCCGGGTGTCTTAGCCACCCTCCAAAAACGGTGGGGAGAGACCCATACCCTCCGCATCCTGCCCAGCGACCAAGCCTTTCAGGCGAAACCGGAACTGCCGGCAGGGATGAGCTGGATCAGCGGGGAAGAGGCCTTGGGAAAAGCAGACTGGCCCCAAGTAATCCTACCCACCTGTTCCGCCAATACCTTAGCCAAAGCCGCCTTAGGCATACGGGATAACCCCATCAGTGAACTGATCGGGCGAGGGATCAGCCAGGGCAGCTCCATCGAGCTCAACACCGAATATCTGGGTCTTACCAACCGGACCCCGGCAGCCTATCGGGAACTTTATGAAGGCTATCTGGAGAAACTAAAGTCCTATGGAGTTCAGATCCTTAGGCGTTTAAACCCAAGCTGTGCAGACGTTAAGTTCGGCTCACAGGAGGCAAACCTAATCCTCGATCAGAAATTCCTTAGTCAGCAACCTAACTTACTCGCCGATGAACAAAGGACAGTAAACCAGGCGTCAAAGGCTCAATCCAAGGAATCCCAACCTAATCAATACCCGGTCATCAATCAGCCGGTGCGTACAGTCTTTGCTGACGAACCTGACCACAAGCGCCAAGAAATCTACTACACCAAGAAATTCTTAGGGGATAAACAAGCCTACGGATTTCCGGAAGCCTCGAGAGTCTTGGTCAGCGAAGGAACCGTCATCTCTCCCTTAGCCCGAGACACCTTGAAACAACGGCGAATCGAGCTCTGTCTAGAGAGAGAAAAAGGGAGGGGACAAGGATGA
- the pduL gene encoding phosphate propanoyltransferase, producing the protein MLLQQAGEETLIQHLEEISALCRQLMVSEVKQEPFQWSTLLGLSPEELRERSHHPKKYFGIDHTPLSYTHGPIVARLHRLRAKSREVELYANRAFTDEKGECSRTDLIQALNRLSSAFYILACEVRSRMTQEGQNQAKKETQRESQQDSLKEAPVKRVAVGISNRHIHLSKTDLEALFGASYTLTVQKELSQPGQFAAEETVSLIGPKGRLEKVRVLGPVRKNTQVEISVTDCFKLGVKPVIRDSGQHEGTPGLKIEGPAGTVELTSGVIVASRHIHLHPEDAREWCLKDGDRICVKVESPRPITYEDVLIRVSDQYQKELHLDLDEANAALIEATSQGILLGV; encoded by the coding sequence ATGTTACTTCAGCAAGCAGGGGAAGAGACGCTGATTCAGCACCTAGAAGAAATCTCCGCCCTCTGCCGCCAACTTATGGTGAGTGAAGTCAAACAAGAGCCCTTTCAATGGAGCACCTTGCTGGGACTAAGCCCAGAAGAACTGCGGGAAAGGTCCCATCATCCCAAAAAATATTTTGGGATTGATCACACCCCGCTAAGCTATACCCATGGCCCCATCGTGGCTAGACTTCACCGGCTAAGAGCTAAGTCGCGAGAAGTGGAACTCTATGCCAACCGAGCCTTTACTGATGAAAAGGGAGAATGCAGCCGAACCGACTTGATTCAGGCTCTGAATCGACTTTCCAGCGCCTTCTACATTCTAGCCTGCGAAGTAAGAAGCCGCATGACCCAGGAAGGTCAGAACCAAGCTAAGAAGGAAACTCAGAGGGAATCCCAGCAGGACAGCTTAAAGGAAGCCCCGGTAAAACGAGTTGCCGTTGGAATTTCCAATCGGCATATCCATCTCTCCAAAACCGACCTGGAAGCCCTCTTTGGAGCCAGCTATACCTTAACCGTCCAAAAAGAACTCTCTCAACCCGGACAATTTGCAGCCGAAGAAACCGTCAGCCTAATTGGGCCTAAAGGACGGCTGGAGAAGGTACGGGTCTTAGGCCCCGTGCGAAAAAACACCCAAGTAGAAATCAGCGTCACGGACTGCTTTAAACTGGGCGTCAAACCGGTGATCCGAGATTCCGGCCAGCATGAAGGCACCCCCGGACTAAAGATTGAGGGCCCAGCCGGAACCGTCGAACTAACCAGCGGCGTCATAGTGGCCAGCCGACACATCCATCTCCATCCTGAAGATGCCCGGGAATGGTGCTTAAAGGATGGGGACCGAATTTGCGTCAAAGTCGAAAGCCCCCGCCCCATCACCTATGAAGATGTCTTAATCCGTGTCAGTGACCAATACCAAAAAGAACTGCACCTGGATCTGGATGAAGCCAATGCGGCTCTCATAGAAGCCACGAGCCAGGGCATCCTCCTGGGGGTATGA
- a CDS encoding sigma-54 interaction domain-containing protein produces MNTEPEALDFNTLKKILDNSHDEIYVTNAKGIVIYVNNACEKHYGVKSSEIIGKKSREISEKKYWGPRVSPIAIDKKMSITLEQKTCTGKTLLTTATPIFDSNGNIEMIIENSRDVTESEGIKHELEKSTKLLMRYEKEVAVLREKETKIPDYVCKSSKMESLLTLVRRIAAVNSTVLLLGESGSGKSHMAKYIHNNSPNKNGPFITVNCASIPSELMEAEMFGYSKGAFTGANVKGNIGLIELANDGTLFLDEIAELSPRMQAKLLQVLHENQYFKVGGREIQQVNCRVIAATNRNLQAMISKGDFREDLYYRLNIFEIVLPPLRERKEEIIPLAQEILSKFNQKYKLDHELSDRCYDLFLKYPWPGNVRELENIIERLTVVTQAKVIDDFDLPQSFLTLIEHPNPFTPTAPNKPLSLEEALCDVEKNLILETYKTLGSSYEVAKFLDISQSKASRLIRKYVHTDE; encoded by the coding sequence ATGAATACGGAACCTGAAGCGTTAGATTTTAACACACTTAAAAAAATCCTTGACAATTCCCATGATGAAATCTATGTAACAAACGCTAAAGGAATCGTCATTTACGTAAATAATGCCTGTGAAAAACATTACGGTGTAAAATCCTCAGAAATTATAGGCAAAAAGTCGAGGGAAATATCTGAGAAGAAATATTGGGGACCTCGAGTCAGCCCCATCGCCATTGATAAAAAAATGAGCATCACACTTGAGCAAAAAACATGTACCGGCAAAACATTGCTTACTACGGCAACTCCTATCTTCGACTCTAATGGCAACATTGAAATGATTATTGAAAATTCTCGAGACGTTACTGAATCGGAAGGTATCAAACACGAATTAGAGAAAAGCACTAAGCTATTAATGAGATATGAAAAAGAAGTCGCTGTTCTTCGTGAAAAAGAAACTAAAATACCCGACTATGTTTGTAAAAGTTCAAAAATGGAGTCTCTTTTAACACTTGTTCGACGAATCGCTGCTGTCAATTCAACAGTTCTTTTGCTTGGCGAATCCGGATCCGGAAAAAGTCACATGGCTAAATATATCCATAATAATAGTCCAAACAAAAACGGCCCTTTTATTACTGTTAACTGTGCTTCAATCCCCTCTGAACTGATGGAAGCCGAAATGTTCGGGTATTCTAAAGGTGCTTTTACCGGAGCAAATGTAAAAGGTAACATAGGTTTAATTGAATTGGCAAATGACGGCACCCTTTTCTTGGATGAGATTGCCGAGTTGTCCCCCCGCATGCAGGCCAAGCTATTACAAGTTCTTCATGAGAATCAATATTTTAAAGTCGGAGGCCGGGAAATTCAGCAAGTTAATTGCCGAGTTATAGCCGCTACAAATCGCAACCTACAAGCAATGATTAGTAAGGGAGATTTTCGAGAAGATTTATACTATCGTTTAAATATCTTTGAAATAGTACTACCTCCACTAAGGGAACGAAAAGAGGAAATCATTCCACTTGCTCAAGAGATTCTGTCCAAATTCAATCAAAAATACAAGTTAGACCATGAGTTAAGTGATCGATGCTATGATTTATTTCTTAAATACCCTTGGCCGGGCAATGTTCGAGAACTAGAGAATATTATTGAACGTTTAACAGTAGTAACTCAGGCCAAAGTTATTGATGACTTTGATTTGCCTCAATCATTTCTAACTTTAATAGAGCATCCGAACCCTTTTACACCAACCGCCCCTAACAAACCCCTTTCCCTTGAAGAAGCTTTGTGTGACGTGGAGAAAAACCTGATCTTAGAAACCTATAAAACATTAGGGAGCTCTTACGAAGTTGCCAAATTCCTCGATATCAGCCAGAGTAAGGCTAGTCGATTAATCCGCAAATATGTCCATACTGATGAATAA
- a CDS encoding ethanolamine ammonia-lyase subunit EutB: MILKAKVYNKIFAFQSLKEVMSKANEEKSGDELVGIAAKSASERVAAKLVLSNLTLEDIYNNPVIPYEEDEVTRAIYDGLNLRIYQEIKSWTVGYLREYILDHKTTGENLLHISRGLTSEMIAAVAKLMSTMDLVCGSKKMRVQSHCNTTLGIPGTLAFRCQPNHPTDSVEGMLASLKEGLAYGSGDAVIGINPVEDNVETVSRLLDTVKNFMIKWEIPTQNCVLAHVTTQMKAIEKGAPVDLVFQSIAGTQKANDAFGVSSAILDEAFALAQRKGSATGPNLMYFETGQGSEVSLDAHLGVDMMTLEARTYGFARGYRPFMTNNVSGFIGPETIYSGREVIRADLEDLFMGKLHGLPMGIAPCYTNHMKADQNDQEMGTLLCAMAGSNFFMGVPGGDDVMLSYQDTSYHDDASTREILGLRPLPEFEQWLEKMGILENGKLTERAGDPSIFDK, from the coding sequence ATGATTTTAAAGGCAAAGGTTTACAATAAAATTTTTGCGTTCCAGAGTCTTAAAGAGGTTATGTCGAAAGCCAATGAAGAAAAATCTGGCGATGAATTAGTTGGGATTGCTGCTAAATCAGCATCTGAACGTGTTGCAGCCAAGCTGGTTCTCAGTAACCTTACTCTGGAGGATATTTATAATAACCCGGTCATTCCCTATGAAGAGGATGAAGTTACCCGAGCAATTTATGATGGTCTAAACCTTAGAATCTATCAAGAAATCAAAAGCTGGACGGTTGGCTATTTAAGAGAATATATCTTAGACCACAAAACAACAGGAGAAAACCTGCTTCATATCAGCCGCGGACTGACAAGTGAAATGATCGCTGCAGTAGCTAAGTTAATGTCTACTATGGATTTGGTTTGTGGTTCTAAAAAGATGCGCGTTCAATCCCACTGTAATACCACACTCGGGATACCCGGAACCTTGGCTTTTCGATGTCAACCTAATCATCCGACAGACAGTGTCGAAGGGATGCTAGCTTCTCTAAAGGAAGGGTTAGCTTATGGTTCGGGGGATGCCGTGATTGGAATTAATCCCGTAGAAGACAATGTTGAGACAGTATCCCGTCTCTTAGATACAGTCAAGAACTTCATGATAAAATGGGAAATTCCAACTCAGAACTGTGTTTTGGCTCATGTGACAACACAAATGAAAGCAATCGAAAAAGGAGCTCCCGTTGATCTTGTATTTCAGAGTATAGCCGGAACTCAAAAGGCTAATGATGCCTTTGGCGTTAGCTCTGCAATTCTAGATGAGGCTTTTGCTTTGGCGCAGCGTAAGGGATCGGCCACCGGCCCAAATCTTATGTATTTTGAAACCGGACAAGGTTCTGAGGTTTCACTTGATGCTCATTTAGGTGTCGATATGATGACCTTAGAAGCCAGAACCTATGGATTTGCCCGGGGCTATCGTCCATTCATGACCAATAACGTTTCCGGATTTATAGGACCTGAGACCATTTATTCAGGTCGTGAAGTAATCCGAGCCGACTTAGAAGATTTATTTATGGGTAAGCTGCACGGATTGCCCATGGGAATTGCACCCTGTTATACAAACCATATGAAAGCAGACCAAAATGATCAGGAAATGGGAACCCTCCTTTGTGCAATGGCTGGTTCAAACTTCTTTATGGGAGTTCCCGGCGGCGACGATGTTATGTTGAGTTATCAGGATACAAGTTACCATGATGATGCAAGTACCCGCGAAATCTTAGGGTTACGACCGCTTCCTGAGTTTGAGCAGTGGCTGGAGAAAATGGGAATTTTAGAGAACGGCAAACTTACTGAGAGAGCCGGAGACCCATCCATATTTGATAAATAG
- a CDS encoding EutN/CcmL family microcompartment protein: MILARVIGNVWSTRKEESLRGLKFLVVQPVTLSYQEDGTPKLREFGNSLIAADQIGAGEDEIVMIASGSSARQGLANNNIPIDATIVGIIDKETFEA, from the coding sequence ATGATCCTAGCCCGAGTCATCGGAAATGTCTGGTCGACCCGCAAAGAAGAATCCCTGCGCGGTCTAAAATTCCTGGTCGTCCAACCCGTGACCCTCTCTTACCAGGAGGACGGAACCCCTAAGCTCAGGGAGTTCGGGAATTCCCTCATTGCCGCCGACCAAATCGGAGCCGGCGAGGATGAAATCGTCATGATCGCCAGCGGATCCTCCGCCCGCCAAGGCTTAGCCAATAACAACATCCCTATCGATGCCACCATCGTCGGCATCATCGATAAAGAAACCTTTGAAGCGTAA
- the eutL gene encoding ethanolamine utilization microcompartment protein EutL, translating into MIEPLKPKVLAVRLIPNVAPDLAQQLGLTDYQRSIGMITADIDDSTYVALDEATKKAEVEVVYAKSFYCGAARASGPLSGEIIGILAGPNPAEVRAGVDACIEHLENECWFYTCDGGKTAFFPHTISRTGSYLSKVAGIEEGQALSYLIAPPIEAMFGLDAALKAAEVSMKAFYGPPTETNFGGGLLTGSQSACKSACEAFQRAVIDVCENGLKF; encoded by the coding sequence ATGATAGAGCCTCTAAAACCTAAAGTATTAGCCGTCCGATTAATCCCGAATGTAGCCCCGGATCTGGCCCAGCAGCTGGGCCTGACGGACTATCAGCGTTCCATCGGTATGATCACCGCCGACATTGATGATTCCACCTACGTAGCCCTAGATGAAGCCACTAAAAAAGCGGAAGTCGAAGTCGTCTATGCCAAAAGCTTCTATTGCGGAGCAGCCCGAGCCTCCGGCCCGCTATCCGGAGAAATCATTGGCATCTTAGCCGGCCCTAATCCGGCGGAAGTCCGGGCCGGAGTGGATGCCTGCATCGAACACCTGGAAAATGAATGCTGGTTCTACACCTGTGACGGCGGAAAAACAGCGTTCTTTCCTCACACTATCTCACGAACCGGAAGTTATCTTTCTAAAGTTGCCGGAATTGAAGAAGGCCAGGCTCTTTCTTACCTGATCGCCCCTCCGATTGAAGCCATGTTTGGCTTAGACGCCGCCTTAAAAGCCGCCGAAGTCAGCATGAAAGCCTTCTACGGCCCCCCCACGGAAACCAACTTTGGCGGCGGACTCTTAACCGGCTCGCAAAGCGCCTGCAAATCCGCCTGCGAAGCCTTCCAAAGAGCCGTTATTGACGTCTGTGAAAACGGATTGAAATTTTAA
- a CDS encoding cupin domain-containing protein, with product MGRFISAAVLRDMAKLGKNIVLEEDSVLTPSAKDLAKELGITISKGREEIIGHNVVGQAGVQLINSQSRTTDTKDADLKQAVQKILGEVLKPACANPKATHVKGEKVVIQPFLEAPPGQKVGLVDVIDSRVGNLASGFMTFDHSQLPWFLNYDEVDYVIEGEFVLEVEGQVFRAKPGDVVYIPKGSQVIFSSPTFCKVFYCTYPANWADFCD from the coding sequence ATGGGACGATTTATCTCGGCAGCCGTTCTGCGGGATATGGCCAAATTAGGGAAAAATATCGTTTTAGAAGAAGACAGTGTCCTAACCCCATCCGCCAAGGATCTTGCTAAAGAACTGGGAATTACCATTAGCAAAGGCAGAGAAGAAATTATCGGCCACAATGTTGTAGGGCAAGCAGGCGTACAACTCATCAATTCACAGTCTCGTACTACAGACACCAAGGATGCGGACTTAAAACAGGCCGTACAGAAAATTTTGGGAGAGGTTCTTAAACCTGCTTGTGCAAACCCGAAAGCGACCCATGTCAAAGGAGAAAAAGTCGTAATCCAACCGTTTCTAGAAGCTCCTCCCGGACAAAAAGTAGGTCTGGTAGACGTGATTGACTCCCGGGTGGGCAATCTGGCCTCAGGTTTCATGACCTTTGATCATTCTCAACTCCCTTGGTTTTTAAACTACGATGAAGTCGATTACGTCATCGAAGGAGAATTCGTTCTTGAAGTAGAAGGCCAAGTCTTCCGAGCTAAGCCAGGAGATGTGGTGTACATTCCTAAGGGAAGTCAGGTCATCTTTTCCTCGCCAACGTTTTGTAAAGTATTCTATTGTACCTATCCGGCTAACTGGGCTGATTTTTGCGATTAA
- a CDS encoding BMC domain-containing protein, with protein sequence MIHAIGLVETTSIAQGIECADIMSKTADVTILVAKTICPGKYIVMVSGDVSGVQQSVNAGVDLGAETVVDSFVIPNVHPSILPAIGRANALKDIKALGIIETFTVASLIEAADAAVKAGDVEPLLLHLAFGIGGKSYTLLTGEVASVKAAVEEGSTLASDKGFLIRQVVIPRPAKQLIESLL encoded by the coding sequence ATGATCCATGCCATAGGGCTGGTGGAAACAACCAGTATAGCCCAAGGGATAGAGTGCGCCGATATCATGAGCAAAACAGCGGATGTAACTATTTTGGTCGCCAAAACCATCTGCCCCGGAAAATACATCGTCATGGTCAGCGGGGATGTCTCCGGAGTCCAGCAGTCCGTGAACGCCGGAGTCGACTTAGGAGCAGAGACCGTGGTGGATTCCTTTGTCATTCCCAATGTCCATCCCTCAATCCTGCCCGCCATCGGGAGAGCGAACGCTCTAAAGGATATTAAGGCCTTAGGCATCATAGAAACCTTTACCGTTGCCTCCCTCATCGAAGCGGCGGATGCGGCAGTCAAAGCCGGGGATGTGGAGCCACTGCTCTTACATCTGGCTTTTGGAATCGGGGGTAAAAGCTACACCCTCCTCACCGGAGAAGTCGCTTCCGTTAAAGCCGCTGTGGAAGAAGGAAGCACCCTGGCCAGTGATAAAGGATTTCTCATCCGCCAAGTCGTCATCCCCAGGCCTGCTAAGCAATTAATTGAAAGCTTGCTGTAA
- a CDS encoding BMC domain-containing protein, producing MAIREDLVALGMVETRGVVGAIEAADAMVKAANVTLIGKVKVGGALVTVMVRGDVGAVKASVDAGAAAAERVGELISCHVIPRPHPELEAILPKLPVFEEKPKSKNVENK from the coding sequence ATGGCTATAAGAGAAGATTTGGTAGCACTAGGAATGGTAGAAACCCGTGGAGTCGTAGGAGCTATTGAAGCGGCAGATGCCATGGTCAAAGCAGCCAATGTCACCCTAATCGGGAAAGTAAAAGTTGGAGGCGCCTTAGTGACGGTCATGGTTCGAGGAGATGTGGGAGCGGTAAAAGCCTCCGTTGATGCGGGAGCAGCCGCTGCTGAGCGAGTCGGAGAGCTTATCAGTTGTCATGTTATACCCCGCCCACACCCTGAATTAGAAGCCATCCTGCCTAAATTACCGGTATTCGAAGAGAAACCTAAATCCAAAAACGTTGAAAACAAATAA
- a CDS encoding BMC domain-containing protein, with protein sequence MAQDRSVIALGMIETKGLIPAIEAADQMLKAANVVLCGKEHVSGGLVSVMVRGDVGAVKAAVDAGAAAAQRVGALLSVHVIPRPHHDVEYILPVGDNKSFGDK encoded by the coding sequence ATGGCACAAGATCGAAGTGTAATAGCACTTGGCATGATAGAAACCAAAGGATTAATCCCAGCGATCGAAGCAGCCGACCAAATGTTAAAAGCAGCCAATGTAGTACTCTGCGGCAAAGAACACGTCTCCGGCGGACTAGTCTCCGTCATGGTGCGAGGTGATGTCGGAGCGGTCAAAGCCGCCGTCGATGCAGGAGCCGCCGCCGCCCAGCGCGTGGGAGCACTCCTCAGCGTTCACGTCATTCCACGCCCCCATCACGATGTGGAATACATTCTGCCTGTCGGTGACAACAAAAGCTTTGGAGATAAATAA
- a CDS encoding 4Fe-4S dicluster domain-containing protein, which produces MSKLTPQEISEKVREAGVVGAGGAGFPTHVKLSAQAEIVIVNAAECEPLLKTDQQLAARYPEELIKGLTLAMESTGAPKGIIALKAKYKEAIIALTPYVQTRDNLEIVIMPDIYPAGDEVITIWLTTGRRVPPGGIPLNIGVVVNNVQTLINVAKAAEGTPVTTRTLTVTGAVKNPITVTVPIGTSIRDVLELAGGEQGDLAYINGGPMMGSLISDLSAPVTKTTGGLIALPANHMLIERKSMTVDSILRIAKTVCEQCSFCTDLCPRHLIGHELPPHKLIRAVNYQKVGDPSLVTSALTCSECGVCEAYACPVGISPLRVNIALKAELRAQGIKYQGELGKVDPMAQHRLVPSARLMDRLRLRPWYKEAPLSLDKYEPAEVSLKLQQHIGAAAVPVVQVGDRVRVGQLIGDIPEGALGAKLHASLEGTVTQVTPQAITIGKGGAAK; this is translated from the coding sequence ATGAGTAAATTAACCCCTCAAGAAATCAGCGAGAAAGTTCGAGAGGCAGGGGTTGTGGGAGCAGGGGGCGCCGGATTTCCCACCCATGTCAAACTCTCGGCCCAGGCCGAAATAGTGATTGTCAATGCGGCGGAATGTGAGCCCTTACTGAAAACCGACCAACAACTGGCCGCCCGCTATCCCGAAGAACTCATTAAGGGTTTAACCTTAGCTATGGAATCGACGGGAGCCCCAAAAGGGATCATCGCTTTAAAAGCCAAATATAAAGAAGCCATCATCGCTTTAACCCCCTATGTTCAAACCCGAGATAACCTAGAGATCGTGATTATGCCGGATATCTATCCGGCGGGAGACGAAGTCATCACCATCTGGTTAACCACGGGACGGCGAGTACCACCGGGGGGAATCCCCTTAAACATCGGCGTTGTGGTCAACAACGTCCAGACCCTGATCAATGTGGCCAAAGCCGCCGAGGGAACCCCCGTCACCACCCGAACCCTCACCGTTACAGGGGCCGTAAAAAACCCGATTACCGTCACTGTGCCGATTGGAACCTCCATCCGAGACGTCCTGGAACTGGCGGGCGGAGAACAAGGAGACTTAGCCTATATTAATGGAGGGCCGATGATGGGCAGCCTCATCAGCGACCTCTCAGCCCCGGTCACTAAAACCACCGGCGGACTGATAGCCCTGCCGGCGAATCACATGCTCATCGAACGCAAAAGCATGACCGTGGACAGCATCTTGCGCATTGCTAAAACCGTCTGCGAGCAGTGCAGCTTCTGTACGGATCTTTGCCCCAGACATCTGATCGGCCACGAACTCCCGCCTCATAAACTGATTCGGGCGGTAAACTACCAAAAGGTGGGAGACCCGAGCCTGGTCACCAGTGCGCTAACCTGCTCGGAATGCGGGGTTTGTGAAGCCTATGCCTGTCCGGTGGGAATCTCACCCCTCAGAGTCAATATCGCCTTAAAAGCAGAGCTTAGAGCCCAGGGCATCAAGTATCAGGGAGAGCTGGGCAAAGTTGACCCCATGGCTCAACACCGCTTAGTGCCTTCCGCCCGCCTCATGGATCGCTTGAGACTAAGACCTTGGTACAAAGAAGCCCCCTTATCCTTAGATAAGTATGAACCGGCCGAAGTCAGCCTCAAACTGCAGCAGCATATCGGAGCCGCCGCCGTCCCGGTTGTCCAGGTCGGAGACAGAGTTCGAGTGGGACAGCTCATCGGTGACATTCCGGAAGGAGCCCTCGGTGCCAAGCTTCATGCCAGCCTTGAGGGAACCGTGACTCAAGTTACGCCCCAAGCCATAACGATAGGGAAAGGTGGTGCAGCCAAATGA